A single window of Archangium gephyra DNA harbors:
- a CDS encoding NAD(P)/FAD-dependent oxidoreductase, translated as MGVEKLEFQVREAGGPELLERLKWLDAERVRPPVEGPSVRAPDKGTHADFDVVLVGGGLSLLFAPVLAGLGLKVGVFERGRAGVVHREWNIGGSELWPLTASGLFQPEEVESLIVARYAHGVCRWHGGGEYPVRGALDHALDAGRLLAQVRQRAEHRGVRFHEGHTLTASCEGPDAVRLHFERTGGGQAEVTARLVLDGRGVSSPHATADLLCPTVGGVLTGLREGRAPDELNPRVGDILVTTEGVDEGRQHIWEGFPGRPGEATVYLFYYAPAREVRGEHTLLRLYGRFFERLGRYKRGEPRLLRPTFGYIPGWSRLVPPPRAPGRRVVLVGDAAARHSALTYCGFGAMMRSFLPGAKAIAAALQEGRVPTGPVVHDTPLHAVTGALAFFMARPSREPERRDEVNALLDTAFAALHDMGNEAYAALIKDQMTGTDFLRFLQRIARRRPRVYRDALTLAGFGPLAAVRWLEGLSRAVLQLPASA; from the coding sequence ATGGGCGTCGAGAAGCTCGAATTCCAGGTACGCGAGGCGGGCGGGCCGGAGTTGCTCGAGCGCTTGAAGTGGCTCGACGCGGAGCGTGTCCGTCCTCCCGTGGAAGGGCCGTCCGTGCGCGCACCGGACAAGGGGACCCACGCGGACTTCGACGTGGTGCTCGTGGGCGGAGGCCTTTCGCTGCTGTTCGCGCCCGTGCTGGCGGGGCTCGGCCTGAAGGTCGGCGTATTCGAGCGGGGCCGGGCCGGGGTGGTGCATCGTGAGTGGAACATCGGCGGCTCGGAGCTCTGGCCCCTGACGGCCAGTGGCCTCTTCCAACCGGAGGAGGTGGAGTCGCTCATCGTCGCCCGCTACGCGCACGGCGTGTGCCGCTGGCACGGTGGGGGCGAGTACCCGGTGAGAGGCGCGCTCGACCATGCGCTCGACGCGGGACGGCTGCTCGCGCAGGTGCGCCAGCGTGCCGAGCACCGGGGCGTCCGCTTCCATGAGGGCCACACGCTGACGGCATCGTGCGAGGGCCCCGATGCGGTCCGCCTCCACTTCGAGCGCACGGGTGGCGGACAGGCCGAGGTGACAGCGCGCCTGGTGCTCGACGGACGTGGAGTCTCCAGCCCCCATGCGACGGCGGATCTCCTCTGTCCCACGGTGGGTGGGGTGCTGACGGGGCTGCGGGAGGGCCGTGCGCCCGACGAGCTCAATCCCCGGGTGGGCGACATCCTGGTGACCACCGAGGGCGTGGACGAGGGGCGCCAGCACATCTGGGAGGGTTTCCCCGGGCGTCCGGGCGAGGCGACGGTCTACCTCTTCTATTACGCCCCCGCGCGAGAGGTCCGCGGCGAGCACACGCTGCTGCGGTTGTACGGGCGCTTCTTCGAGAGACTCGGGAGGTACAAGCGGGGCGAGCCGCGTCTGCTGCGGCCGACGTTCGGGTACATCCCGGGCTGGTCGCGTCTGGTGCCACCGCCTCGCGCGCCGGGGCGCCGGGTGGTGCTGGTGGGAGACGCGGCCGCGCGCCATTCAGCGCTCACCTACTGTGGCTTTGGCGCGATGATGCGCTCGTTCCTTCCTGGCGCGAAGGCCATCGCCGCCGCGCTCCAGGAGGGCCGGGTGCCCACGGGCCCGGTGGTCCACGACACCCCACTGCACGCGGTGACGGGGGCACTGGCCTTCTTCATGGCCCGCCCCTCGCGCGAGCCGGAGCGCCGGGACGAGGTGAACGCGCTGCTCGACACCGCCTTCGCCGCCCTGCATGACATGGGCAACGAGGCGTACGCGGCACTCATCAAGGACCAGATGACGGGGACCGACTTCCTCCGGTTCCTCCAGCGCATCGCGAGGCGGAGACCCCGGGTGTACCGGGATGCCCTCACGCTCGCGGGCTTCGGACCCCTGGCCGCCGTGAGGTGGCTGGAGGGGCTCTCCCGCGCGGTGCTCCAACTCCCCGCTTCCGCGTGA
- a CDS encoding hydroxysqualene dehydroxylase, which translates to MHLSLEMPELSLGRLSPERFPPSPRARLPRVPGARSVAVVGGGLAGLSAATLLAERGVTVTVLEREPYLGGRVGGWMERLEEGESVEMERGFHAFFRQYYNVRSLLRRVHPQLECLRKLEDYPILGRGGSMESFSHLPALPPFNVLGLVLRTSTLKLRDLVRMDLRSSMAMLSFDMERTYAAFDQRTAREYLDSLRFPPHARRMLFDVFSHSFFNPEEEMSAAELLMMFHFYFMGNPEGLVFDVLDEPFSTAVWLPLRRYLEGLGVRFRLGEAVTAVVPREGGGVRVLSEEGGLLEVDAVVLATPVPALQGIVSHSPELRDEAWREKIDALALTSPFAVWRMWLDRPSAPGRHPFVGTTGMGMLDNISLYHLFEGESRRWAARTGGAVVELHGYGLPEGVDEGSVRRELLEGLHHLYPELRGARVVAERFLMRQDCPAFAPGSFRMRPTVETPFPEVVLAGDFVRLPIPTALMERAATSGFMAANQLLAGWEVRGQDIWSVPRRGLLAGL; encoded by the coding sequence ATGCACCTCTCCCTGGAAATGCCGGAGCTGTCCCTCGGGAGGTTGAGCCCCGAGCGGTTTCCTCCTTCTCCCCGGGCCCGGTTGCCGCGAGTGCCTGGGGCGCGGAGCGTGGCGGTGGTGGGCGGAGGACTGGCCGGCCTGTCGGCGGCGACGCTGCTGGCCGAGCGTGGCGTCACCGTCACCGTCCTCGAGCGCGAGCCGTACCTCGGAGGCCGGGTGGGCGGCTGGATGGAGCGGCTGGAGGAGGGGGAGTCCGTCGAGATGGAGCGCGGCTTCCACGCCTTCTTCCGCCAGTACTACAACGTGCGGTCATTGCTGCGGCGGGTGCATCCCCAACTGGAGTGTCTGCGGAAGCTGGAGGACTACCCCATCCTCGGACGCGGCGGGAGCATGGAGTCGTTCTCGCATCTGCCCGCGCTCCCGCCCTTCAATGTCCTGGGGCTCGTCCTGCGCACCTCGACGTTGAAGCTGAGGGACCTCGTCCGGATGGATCTGCGCTCCTCGATGGCGATGCTCTCCTTCGACATGGAGCGCACCTACGCCGCGTTCGACCAGCGCACCGCGCGCGAGTACCTGGACTCGCTGCGCTTCCCACCGCATGCGCGGCGGATGTTGTTCGATGTCTTCTCGCACTCCTTCTTCAACCCGGAGGAGGAGATGTCGGCGGCCGAGCTGCTGATGATGTTCCACTTCTATTTCATGGGGAATCCGGAGGGCCTCGTCTTCGACGTGCTCGACGAGCCGTTCTCCACGGCGGTGTGGCTGCCACTGCGGCGCTACCTGGAGGGACTGGGTGTCCGCTTCCGGCTGGGCGAGGCGGTCACCGCGGTGGTCCCACGTGAGGGCGGTGGTGTCCGGGTTCTGAGCGAGGAGGGCGGGCTGCTCGAGGTGGATGCGGTGGTGCTCGCGACGCCGGTGCCGGCGCTCCAGGGGATTGTCTCCCACTCGCCGGAGCTGAGGGACGAGGCCTGGCGCGAGAAGATCGACGCGCTGGCGCTCACCTCGCCCTTCGCGGTGTGGAGGATGTGGCTGGACAGGCCCTCGGCGCCGGGCCGGCATCCCTTCGTGGGGACCACGGGGATGGGGATGCTCGACAACATCTCGCTCTACCACCTGTTCGAAGGCGAGAGCCGGCGCTGGGCGGCGCGCACGGGCGGCGCGGTGGTGGAGCTGCACGGCTACGGCCTGCCCGAGGGCGTGGACGAGGGCTCGGTGCGGCGCGAGCTGCTGGAGGGGCTGCACCACCTCTATCCGGAGCTGCGCGGAGCACGTGTGGTCGCGGAGCGGTTCCTGATGCGCCAGGACTGTCCGGCCTTCGCGCCGGGCTCGTTCCGGATGCGGCCCACGGTGGAGACGCCCTTCCCCGAGGTGGTGCTCGCGGGAGACTTCGTCCGACTGCCCATTCCCACGGCGCTGATGGAGCGCGCGGCGACGTCGGGCTTCATGGCGGCCAACCAGCTGCTCGCGGGCTGGGAGGTGCGGGGACAGGACATCTGGTCCGTGCCCCGGCGGGGATTGTTGGCCGGCCTTTGA
- a CDS encoding SDR family NAD(P)-dependent oxidoreductase has protein sequence MRFAGKSAVITGASEGIGFAIAAGLVQEGARVVLVARREDKLEEAARKLGAQASYVVGDVASLETAERAVEAAVSRHGGLELLVNNAGILRPGVVGAFSMADVDAMFAVNVRGTVVFADAAVKVMSGRKGAAILNISSAAGRLPLPNLAIYGATKAAVQHLTRTWAIELAARGIRVNALCPGAIETPAFRSVADAVPGFEQSALDKSLIKRVLPAEELARHALTLLDEKDGGFVTGAIWDVDGGYQLNRFVD, from the coding sequence ATGCGCTTCGCGGGAAAGTCAGCGGTCATCACGGGTGCGAGTGAGGGAATCGGCTTCGCGATCGCGGCCGGGCTCGTCCAGGAAGGCGCGCGGGTGGTGCTGGTCGCCCGGCGCGAGGACAAGCTCGAGGAGGCCGCGCGGAAGCTGGGGGCCCAGGCCTCGTACGTGGTGGGAGATGTCGCGAGCCTCGAGACGGCCGAGCGCGCCGTGGAAGCGGCGGTGAGCCGCCATGGAGGGCTGGAGCTGCTCGTGAACAACGCGGGAATCCTCCGCCCCGGGGTGGTGGGCGCGTTCTCGATGGCGGACGTGGACGCGATGTTCGCGGTGAACGTGCGGGGGACGGTGGTGTTCGCCGACGCGGCCGTGAAGGTGATGAGCGGGCGCAAGGGCGCGGCCATCCTGAACATCTCGTCGGCGGCGGGGCGCCTTCCCCTGCCGAACCTCGCCATCTACGGCGCGACCAAGGCGGCGGTGCAGCACCTGACGCGGACGTGGGCCATCGAGCTCGCCGCACGCGGGATTCGTGTGAATGCCCTGTGCCCCGGAGCCATCGAGACACCCGCCTTCCGCTCGGTGGCGGATGCGGTTCCGGGCTTCGAGCAGTCGGCGCTCGACAAGAGTCTCATCAAGCGTGTCCTCCCCGCCGAGGAGCTCGCGCGGCATGCGCTGACGCTGCTCGACGAGAAGGACGGCGGCTTCGTGACGGGCGCCATCTGGGATGTGGATGGCGGCTACCAGCTCAACCGCTTCGTGGATTGA